The genomic interval CATGCGAGAAACGTGAGGAACTCCGTGTCTAATTGCAAGATTGGCAGTAAGGCATCCCCGAGGAGATGGGCACAATAGCCGATCGAGAATGCCCACGCAGGCGTTCTGTAGCCATATCGACGGGACACCACGATAGCGATGCTGCAGATGATTGTTGCAATGAAGATCGAATGGGCGAACGATCTCCCCGAGGGGAGCACATTGAGAGACCACGCAAGCGGCTTGTCGATGAGGTCTGGAAACTGCGTGCCGAGCGCCACTGCAATCGCTGGACCGTCGCCTGGCGGCCATGATTGATCACGACTATGCCGAGCGACCCGATAGATGAGATAGCCGAGCGCCGCATGCCCCCATGGCCACATTAGCGAATGATTCAGCGACGAGACTGATAGCTGTTTATACGCGCTAAGCCCCCACCCTCAAGGAGCGACCAACGGGAGCGAGTAGGGTGGGGATACAGCGTCCCCAGAACGCAGAGCGTTCTGGTGTGCGGACGAGAGCCGTGCTCTCGTCAACGCCGTCATCAGTTGTTCACGTCCTCGGTTGCTGACTCACAGGCTCGCCGTGAACTGTACATTCAAGTTACAACACGACGATAATTTGAGTGTGTCGGAGCCATGAAATACAGTCCACGCTACCGCGCACTCCCGTCCACGGAGCAACGCGGACTGATGGGCTGGCAACTCGACACGCTCCGGCAACTGAACAACGACGCCCTCAAGCGATTCAAGGAGATACTCGACGACGCAGGCACGGTCAAACAACGCGTCAGGATGGTGAGTGACGAACTCCCCGACCTCAAGCAGTGGTGGCCGAGACTCAGCGACATCTACTCGAAGGTGTCCCAACTCGCCATCTAACGCATTGCCAAAGCCATCAACTCCCTTCGCGGGTTGAAAGCCGCTGGCTACAACGTTGGGTCGCTCAACTGGAAGAAACCGCGAGAGTATCGCTCGTTCACGTATCAGCAGTCCGGCTTCGAACTCGACAAGAAGAGTGGTCGGACTGGCCGAGCGATACTCACGTTGAATAAGGTCAAAGGCGAGACCATCGAGGTGCCGATTCGGTGGCATCGTGACCTGCCCGAAGACGCGACCATCAAATCAGTCACGCTCAAACGCGAGCCCACCGGCGCGTGGTACGCATCGATCACCGTCGAGGCTGACACGTCAGAGAAACCCGCTATCGAGGACATCAACGCTACGGACTGCGTCGGGCTCGATCTCGGGGTGCTGAACCACGCCCACGACTCGAACGGAGTGTCTGTCGGCAGACTCAACCTCTCAGACGACCGCGAGCGCCTCGAGCGTGAGCAACGCTCGCTGTCACGGAAGGAACACGAGTCAAACAACTAGGAGACTCAGAGACAGCGAGTTGCTGAGGTTCACGCGGAGATGTCCAACAAGAAGCAGGACTACAAGCACAAGCTCGCCCATCACTACACCACGACGTTCGACGCGGTGGTTCTCGAAGACCTGAACGTCAAGGGCATGTTGGAAGACATTTCAAACGCCCGAACCAAAGCGGAGGTCGGCTGGCGTGACCTCATCAGCATCTTCGAGCATCACGGGGAGAAGAACGCGTGTCACGTTCTTACGGTCGACCCCGAGAACACGACGCTGGAGTGTGCGTCGTGCGGGTCATCGGTGTGGAAGCCGCTGTGGGTTCGCGAGCATAGGTGCCCCACGTGCGGGTTTGAGACGGACCGGGACTGGAACGCGGCGTTGAACGTGCTTCAACGTGGTTGTGAACCCGTCGCTCGGCGTCATCGTTCCAGCCCGCAGCCCACGATGACTGTTACTCGCCGCGCGTCCGCTTCGGTTCGAATCCTCGCGCTTTAGGGCTGGGAGCATATTACCCGAGGTAGATGAGGTTGCAACGTCGCCAGCGGTTTGTCTTCGGTCATTTGACGGCGACGTGTTCGGCGATAATCCTTCTGGCAGCACTGGGAAGCCTGACACTGGAACTCGTGTTTGTTATCTCACTGATTGCGTTTCTTGTGCTCGTCGAGCTGACTGCACCTATAGCAGTTACCCCTCGCTGGCGGTCACGCCTGAAGTGGGTTATCGCCGCTGGGTTGCTCGTCTTTGCGTATCTCGTCATCAAGCGAATTCTGGAGATCCT from Halomarina salina carries:
- a CDS encoding metal-dependent hydrolase; translated protein: MWPWGHAALGYLIYRVARHSRDQSWPPGDGPAIAVALGTQFPDLIDKPLAWSLNVLPSGRSFAHSIFIATIICSIAIVVSRRYGYRTPAWAFSIGYCAHLLGDALLPILQLDTEFLTFLAWPLLPPPPYENDSGFIEHFVNVTPDPFTLFGLALTLAVLGLWAHDRYPGIRWLVR